The genome window TTCAGCAGACCGCTGGGCGGAAGTCCTGTCTCGGCGTTCGGTCTGTACACGCTCTCTACACACTTTCCTCTCACCAGTGGAGATGTTCGTTTGATATGAAACGGCTTTTTCACACGTGTTTAGTCGACACCGGGTTCTAACGATTCTAACAAGTGAGATATATACAATATTATGTACTTGTAAATAAAAGTGTGTTATTTCGTGTCATTTCAGTAATCATTATACCCAGACTGTTGTAGGATTTTCCAGTAGCTGAACCCTGAAGACTGGCCTGAGCATAAGTTTGTACACCCTCATGTAGCCATTATTTTACATGCTTCATTTTTAAACGTGACCTTTACAGATGAGTATaatgatgatgtagatgattTGCATCCGGGGATTTATTTTAGTGttgtagcatttttttaaaaatccacaggctttttgtaaacaaaaaagtttCTTATAATGTTGATGATTTTGCAGTCTAGTCCACCATCACCACTTCCCCTTTACCgcgtgtgtgagacagagagcggAACACTGAGAGCCAACCACAAACCTCTGCACCAACTAGAACAAGTGTCactggtttgttttttcttttctctgttaATAGTTGAACATTACGTGTGTATTTGGAGGTTGTGCATTACAAAGATGTGAACTTATCAGGACTAAATTCAAGCTGCTATGTGATCCATTTTAAACATAGCAGGGAAAATTATTGCAGTTTGGGTGGggaaatagaaatgaaattagATTTTATTCATACAATGCTGTTGACTGTACATATtttcacaaaacagctttacagaagtcCAGATAGAGATTTTGATCCCTAATGAACAGGTCAAAGGAGACAGTCGTGAGGGGAAAAACTCCCTGTGATGCTGTGAAGAGGAAACTTTGAGAACAACTAGACACTAAAAGGAAATCCATCCTCTCCTGAGTGACTCctgatagtgtgattataaatcatgaCTCCTCTACAGCTATAGACTGTACCACTGTCACACAGTACTGAGTGTGTTTAAAGGATGGTCATTATGATCATCAGGGTCTTTTATGATTACAGAAGAGTTTTTTAGCTTTAAATCTCCAGTATCCAATACCAACAATATTAATTCAGACAGGAATCAATCAACAGACTATGAAATCTACTTCCTGTTATGTCATAGTCACCTTTTTAATGGCTATTAAACATAATGTACATGCTGTAAAGATATAAATGGCTTTCATAACACACTGACCGTTCCTCaccaaatgaattaaaatactgacaagaaaatatatatacaaaaaggATGTATTGAATTACGAGAGCCTCTTCACCACTGAATACAGCACGAAGGTGTTCTGCTCTCGATCGTCCGTTGTTCTGGGGTTTTCTTCCTGTAAGACACAGCGGTATATTTCAGGATCTGAATCAGGGCGAGACTTTATCACTCCTGTGGAACACACCTGATTTTTCTTCCCTGCTAAACCCACTAATGCATTTCACATCATGATCACGCTCAACAGTTTTATTTAGATGTTTACCTTTTTAACTCCCTCTGCACTGGGAGCTGTAAATTTCACCTCAGTGTAAGTCAGTTCCTCAAGTTTTATTAGAAGCtgaagacacacaaaaaaatcagaTTCATTCTACTAAACATGGCAAACAAAAAGACTATATTagatacaaaaacagaaagaagaagctTTTCTTgccttgttgttttttctttttggccAAACGCACACAGGTAtggatattattaataacaggAAAACTCCAGCAGATATCAGGACAGGAAGCAGTGAACGGGAATGATCAGTTTGTTCTGTAAacattataatataaacataaatgttGGGAAATTATTTGCTCCAACATGAATATTCATTATTCTATTAATTACCAGAGCAAAGTGATGATAGTGTAGACTCTCTGACGTACCTGAGTGATGATCACAGAGCTGTGTGATGTTGAGAGAAGATGATTTATTACTGACAGGGTTTGCAGACACACAGATATAAGTGTTGGTGTTATTATCATGGTGTTGTATTTGAAGTGGGAGATTGAGGGGAACACTGAGATCTGTGTTATTGGTGATGGAgattctctcgttctctctgtaCCAGGATAACGTCACATCTTCTCCATTCTCCACAGTGCACAGGGGGGAACACGCCTCTGTGGAAACCACACTTTGactttctctttttattattactggAGTCGATACTGGAGCTAAGAAACAGAAACACGGATTAAACACTTTAGTCTGTAAAACAAAATGGACGCTACTGTTTGATTATACAACAGAAACAACAGCTTCATCTAAAGAGCATGTTTACCAAACTCTTTACTCATTCCCACTCAGTGTAGAAAATCATATTCCAAGAAAATTCCACAGCCGAATTCCCAGATGTTTATACGTCGTGACTCCTAGGTGTCTGAGCTCTGATTGGCCTTCGTGTATTGATGAAGTTATGAGACTGAACATGGACAGGAAGGAGACATGAAACACTTTTACTCACCATAAACTCTGACACTGAAAGTCCTGGATGAGAGATGTTCAGTGATGacctgtaataaataaactccaGAATGGTTTCTGCTGATGTTCCTGATGGTTAAAGCTCCACTGATTCTGTCCAGCTGCAGTCGCTCTTTAAATCTCTCACTAATTTCTGTAACAGTTTCTCCTTTAAACACCTGACTAAACAATATATTTTCCTCTGCTTTCTCAGGTCCATAAATCCACAGAATCTGAGCATCACTCTGAATTCCAGTTATCCCAGTATGGAGAGTTATAGTGGTTCCTTCCACTTCCTGCAGTGTGACCGTCTCGTCTCCAGCTGCACACAGTAAACCTGCAGCACAGCTTCAGCTTCAGATTAATCATTTCACTCACAATCATAATCACACACAGTCCATTAAAACTATACCGTGCTCCAGATTTGTGATTTCAGATGATGATGTTTTGAACTcagaaatgtgaaaatattacacatctggGAGTCTGATCTATTCTGTAGCGCATATATTATTATCGTACACTACAGCAGTGGTTCTCGAACGTTTCTCAGCCGCGGAACCTCCACATTTTACTAAATATCCACGTTCCCCTTCTTCACGACTAACTTATTTCCTAAAACTCTTTATATTTACAGCTCCAGCTTCTTGTGTTGTGAAGGAAAGACACAAACTTACAGCACAGCAGGAGAAGAAGAGTCCTGAGAGTCCTGATTTCTGATAAAATATTCAGCAGCATTGTTTCGCTCCTCCTCAATGTCACTGTCAGTGAAGAATGTTGTGTTCAGTGCAGTGATGTTGCTGCTGTACACGACCTTCCCTTACTGTTAGCTTAGCGTCTTTACTGTCCCACATTCAGCAGACCGCTGGGCGGAAGTCCTGTCTCGGCGTTCGGTCTGTACACGCTCTCTACACACTTTCCTCTCACCAGTGGAGATGTTCGTTTGATATGAAACGGCTTTTTCACACGTGTTTAGTCGACACCGGGTTCTAACAATTCTAACAAGCgagatatataaaatattatgtaCTTGTAAATAAAAGTGTGTTATTTCGTGTCATTTCAGTAATCATTATACCCAGACTGTTGTAGGAATTTCCAGGAGCTGAACCCTGAAGACTGGCCTGAGCATAAGTTTGTACACCCTCATGTAGCCATTATATTACATGCTTTATTCTTATatgtgacattttaaatgagtatAATAAAATTGTATTCAATCTGCATCTGGAGAATTGTATTATGTAAAGACGATTAGTTTGGGTCGCAACATTAACTGTTAGTTTAGATTGGACAGAATAATCACTACTTTGGTCCTTTCAAGACTACAAACTACtaagttgatgattttgcagTCTAGTCCACCATCACCACTTCCCCTTTACCGCGTGTGTGAGACGGAGAGCGGAACACTGAGAGCCAACCACAAACCTCTGCACCAACTAGAACAACTGTCACtggtttgtttttccttttctctgttAATAGttgaacattgtgtgtgtgtttggaggttGTGCATTACAGATGGTAGAAGATGGGAACACTGAACACTTGTCAGTATTTATCTGAAGATTATAGTTGGTCACCAGTTCATTACGTGAGCAGGAAGAATTAATAAGAAAGGAGATGTCATGTGCATTAGAAAAAGAGAGTGGGTTGATGGAGTTCCATTTGCGAGAACATATAGAAGTCGTCGCGTTATGTTTGCGTGTAGGAGTTAGAAGGCTGAACTCAATAAGCTTGTGATCAGAGATAAATAAAAGAGTGCCACAGAGGTGAGAGATGTCTAAGCCAGCAGTGCAATTAATATCTAAAATATGACCCTTAGTGTGGGTAGGGAAGTCTACATGTTGCATAATATTGGTGATGTGAATATTACAGCTCACAGTGCAGGGAAGAGTTAGAGGTAAATTGTCATGGCCCCTGTAGATTTTGGTAAATCACGTGTCATAGCACCTTCGTCTTTTAAAATGACCGCCGCCAAAACCCCACCATCTTCGTCTCCTCGAGCCTCACGTATATTCAATCCCAGCTTTTGCAAAACTTCAGCTCTGCTCAACTTGAGATCTCTTGAGCTTAACAGAGAACATGTCAAAACTATccacataaatttaaaaatgaattcctTATATGACGTCGGTGTTGATCTTGCTGTCAGCCAGTCCTGAAGGAGATCTACACAGCAACCGTCCAGACTGCTGCAAGCCAGGCCTCTGATGTCCGAGGTCATCGTTGGTTGGCTTCGTTATGATGGTCATTATTATGAGGGTCTTTTATTAATTACAGAAGAGTTTTAAGCTTTAAATCTCCAGAACCTTTAGGCTACACATGTGGGCCAACCctcagcagcagtgagtgagtCTCAGAGGGCAGAAGCTCCAAGcagaagtagagcatcaggatggCTCTTGATTCACCCACACATGGCATTTAGAAGCTCCGAGATCCCTCGGAGCATGTTAGAGCCTCCAGGGGGCAGCACTgcctcactcactttcagtaagaGCTTTCTCAGCGTCACAGAGGATCTGGAGCCTAATAAAGACTCTTACCCCAGCAGCAGCTCCATGAGTGAACTGGCAAACTGCACTGTGCACAAAACTCTTCAGAGACGCTGACGTTCAGGACGACGGGGAAAATGGTGGAGGAATCCTTTCTATGGCTTctgaaaatgataaatattttagCAGAAATCAGGAATCTTCAGGCTTTTCTCCTGCTGTGCAGTAAGTTTTCACCTTTCCTACACAACTGAATAAACTGCAGCTGTAAATATTAAGctttactaaaaaaaagttattcatgACAAAGGTGAAAgtgattaatttaaaaaaaaccccgatTTGTAACATAAGCACTATGAAGAATTGTAATACTTTGTATGTTGAATATAACGGATTTTCCTCCGTCATAAACTGGATGTAAACAATGATACAGCAGTTTTGAGCTGTGAGTTAAATGATTCACTACAAAGTTAATGTTTTATGGGAGTTTGTTTGTCCAGAAGCTGAACACAGGGACTTTACAATTaacatgtttttcttgtttttactGATTTACCATTCTTAAGATTATAAAGACTTAATCTAATCATTTTTCATaaagtgcatttatttttattttttttggcattttggAATTGAAATGATTAATCTGAAGCTGAAGCTGTGCTGCAGGTTTACTGTGTGCAGCTGGAGACGAGACGGTCACACTGCAGGAAGTGGAAGGAACCACTATAACTCTCCATACTGGGATAACTGGAATTCAGAGTGATGCTCGGATTCTGTGGTTTTATGGACCTGAGAAAGCAGAGGAAAAGATATTGTTTAGTCAGGTGTTTAAAGGAGAAACTGTTACAGAAATCAGTGAGAGATTTAAAGAGCGACTGCAGCTGGACAGAATCAGTGGAGCTTTAACCATCAGGAACATCAGCAGAAACCATTCtggagtttatttattacaggtCATCACTGGACGTCTCTCATCTAGGACTTTCAGTGTCAGAGTTTATGGTGAGTAAAAGTGTTTCATGTCTCCTTCCTGTCCATGTTCAGTCTCATAACTTCATCAATACACAAACAGGAGTGTACAGTAGTCAAATTGCATCAGGAACATCATTTACCGATAAATCTACCCTGAACTATTCATATTtgcaccacagcgctgttgaagtCTGCCCCATTACAGGAACTGACATGTTCCAATGAAATAGAACTATAAATTAATCAACTCCAATAATAAGAAATCACAGAGGAAAACGAGGTGCGGTTTCCCTCCTGTGCTCTGTGGAGAATGGAGAAGAAACCTAGGAGTCATGAGGAATAAACCTCTGGTTATACGGCTGTGGAATTTTCCTGGAACAGGATTTTCTGAGTGGAATTTCTAATAACGAATCAAGAGTTAGGCATACATGTTGTTTAGATCATCAAAACCATTTTGTTTTACATACTAAAGTGTTTAAtctgtgtttctgtttcttAGCTCCAGTATCGACTccagtaataataaaaagagaaaatcgAAGTGTGGTTTCCACAGAGCCGTGTTCCCCCCTGTGCACTGTGGAGAATGGAGAAGATGTGATGTTATCCTGGtacagagagaacgagagaatcTCCATCACCAATAACACAGATCTCAGTGTTCCCCTCAATCTCCCACTTCAAATACAACACCATGATAATAACACCAACACTTATATCTGTGTGTCTGCAAACCCTGTCAGTAATAAATCATCTTCTCTCAACATCACACAACTCTGATATCCCAGTTATATCAGAGTCATTTTAAACCTGTGCACTAATTTAAAATTACTAAATCTACAGTGTTCTTACAGTAACGCAAACACTGCTAGTCTCATAAAATCTCTCAATCATGGCAAACAGCCCTTCTGAACACTTGTCTAATTGATATTCGAAAAGATAAACTCACCTGACGGGTAGATGAACAATCAGAAGAGTCTCACGCTCGAGCAAAGTCTTTAGAATAGTTGGGTGAGTTTGGTCTGTGTTACCCGTGTGGTCTCTCAGAGAGGATAGAGGAAGTCAATTGTAATTGAAATGTTAattgaaatatatttctaaaGAGTATTTCATAGCATAGAGTGAGTGAAGGGGAACCAGTGACAATTCTGAGCACAAATAATAAAGAGTTGCGTTCTGCCTGTAACACAATCCTCCACAACCCGATGATTTGCTTTGAGCTCTGCTTCCACCTTGTGGTTAAAGTCTGTATTGCAGAATCAAAGTGCCGACACACTACCATCCCTCCATCTACCATACCTCACTACCAGTTTTCAGTACTGATGGAGCCGTAAGAGCGCAAGGAGCACGATGACCTGAGAAAAACtgaataaacatttcatttaatatgatttaattctattttataaaatacacactGATTTATTGTGGTGAGCAAAATGGCATAATTCCAGCATGATGCTGTTTTATCTTTAAAACAGATAatccctttttatttattacaacaaACACGTAAATAGAAATAATGTTTGTCTATATTTCCCGCTTTCAGTCGTCTCTttagaaatataaatgtaaaataaaggcCTTAAAATAATCAAGAGCAATGTGTGTACATAACAAACCTGCAAAATTCTATGgtcaaaattgtttttaaaaaaagaaaaaaagagaagtcaCAGAAGAGAGTCAGAGGAGACATAGAGGAGACAAAATAGAGTTGTAGAAGAGTCACAGGGGAGTCACAAAGACACCCCACTCGGGGTTCTTGGGTCTCCTCAGTAGGCGTGGTCCACACAGGCCGATGAGCAGCGCTCCGAGTGGAGCAGTGATGAGGATGGAGAGAACGGCCACGCTCAGCACGTCCATACCAAAACGCTGACACTCCTCATCCTGCTTCACACGCGCCGTGTCCAGAGCCGTCGAGCCAATCGCAGCCTGCCGAGAAAgacaatcagccaatcagcttgcAGCGTTCACTTTACCTTCATTTCCTGTTCCCTGATTAGTACAAACCACTGACTCAGGACATCTCTATTTACTCTatttacacacataaataacaccatatatatatatatatatatatatatatatatatatatatatatatatatatatatatatatatatatatatatatatatacacaccacccACTCGGAGCTAAAGTTCCTCCCAGGCTCCGCCCTCCGTTTATACCTGTCTCAAACTCACTTCGGATTAGAAAACATCTACTCATTGATTCTTCTGAGGGAATTTAAGAATCTTTAAAGTGGAGGACTTTGATCGATTTGAGGACCACGGGCTGGAGGAGGTAGGATTGAGGAATCATTGGAGTTTTGGGGCTCGCGCTTTGCGTCGTCTTCCGCGTTCACCTgaaagtgaaagtgtgtgtgtgtgtgtgtgtgtgtgtgtgtgtgattgtgaacAGGTAAGACTAATCAGAAGGTAAGTGACTGTTCACTGGGAAACAGATCATGTTAAGGGTCTACAAATTCCGACAGAAATTCAGAATAGCTTCTGCGGGTCTGTAAGTAGGGGGATGGGGTTTGGCAGGTTTCTCTTTCCTAAAACAGGTTTAAAGGGCGTCTGGTTACGATTTGAGGTGTGTACGGGGAATGCAGTTCTACAGGAACTTTTATATAACACAAGTGATATGTATGTGGCTGAGAAGtgcaaaacaacacaaatatataaaaacaaaataacaaattataaacacaTGAACGAATCCGAAAACCTGTTAACAAGTACATTTTGCGAATGGATTAATTACCGCTGATTTGACGACACATCTGTCAATCAAGATATACCGGAAGTTTAactttaaaccatttttttgtCCATAGcgaaattttaaaatgttagaaaataaaagtttatattgGCAAGAAATGAGACAATGGAATTTGTTAAGCGCTACTCTGAGGAAGGACATTCATATGCCGTGATTTTGGATATGCTATTAacataccaggaaataaagATTAGCTTGCGCTCTCTAAAATACACCGAAAGACGCAGGTCTGTTTAGAGGAAAAAATATTCCCCATTAAATGAAGTAAGGAATGTTTTAAGATCAGAGCAGACTCTACACAGCTAACCTGTTCCTGGGAACACTGAACTGTAAAGCCCCCGTCCTGTCCAATCAGAGAGCTACCCAGCTAACAATTTTCACTTCTCAGAAACTATATTTGTAAGGTTTATGTTTGGTTAGCCAGGAAagttgtatatttatttgtttgtttgtttgtttgtttgtttgtttgtttttaacagaAATAGAATGTTGTTTTGAGATTTGCAGAACGTTCCCccaatgtttttttaatattcccCTAACATTCTCTTAATGTTCCCTTAATGTTCTCTTAACATTTGCTTAACGTTCTCATAAAGTTCCCATAACATTCTCTTAACATCCCCATAACGTTCCCTTAACATTGTCTTAATGTCCCCATAACGTTCTCTTAACATTCTGTTTTAACGTTCCTATGATGTTCCCCTACGTTCCCCTAACATTCTCTCATCATTCCCACTGTTCCTCTGAGGTTCCCTTAATGTTCCCATAACGTTCCCCTAACATTCTCTCATCATTCCCACTGTTCCTCTGACGTTCCCTTAATGTTCCCATAACGTTCCCCTAACATTCTCTCATCGTTCCCCTGATGTTCCTCTGACGTTCCCTTAATGTTCCTATAATGTTCCCCTAACATTCTCTTAACCTCAATCTTCATCTTTTATtgtagtgtatattgtgtagTGCTGTCAATCTCTAGCAGTCTTATTGAgcaaagagggaaagaaaacagtttattaatgcttacacaattatttaaataacattttattttagtctACTTCATACTCAACTTCTACAAAAGACATTGATATGCTGGAGCATACCAAAGGTACTTATGCTCAGTCCAGCCCAGTTTTCAGGGTTCAAATACTGGACATTCCTACAACAATCCATGTATAATAATTACTGAAATGATACAAAACATCACAaacttacaaataaaaaatacattatagtTAAGACTAAATTGAAAACTAACGCATTACATTTCTGTGGAATTATAAAGTCAttataaatgattcatttactgaatTTAATCTCTTGCTTTTGCTCCAGGTCATAGCAAATGTAATCTAATCAAAAAGAAATCCTGTACTGACTTCACAGTGCCAAGACGTGAACTGCCCAGCAGTTTGATTGATGTGAGCCAGGAAAGACACTAAGCTAACAGTAATGGAAGGTTGTGTAGAGCAGCTCCAGAAGTGATGCGTTCTTCACTGACACTGATGTTCCAGAACAGCagaaaaatggtactgaatattTCAGCAGGGATCAGGAGTCTTCAGGCGCGTCTTTTCCTTTTGTCCTGTAAGTATGCACCTTTCCTAAACAACTGTAGGCGACTTCAGATGATGTCTTTTCCACTTTGTTAATAGCATACTTTGAGTCTTTACTTTCTagtgtttaaatgaacattcACCAGCCTGAGTAAGGAAAAAGAATTCATTTTGATGATCCAGTCACTCCATATTGGAAAATGTACTGGAAAATACTACAGTGCAAAAGGGATATCTTAGCAAGTAACAGTATCTTGAATATCGGCAAATTCAACTAATATTTCTCTATTTgattgattttaaactaatctGAGTAAGTCTGTTGTGTATATTTTGACCCATTTCAAGTTTGGAATGGTCTTATTCAATTGCTAGATTGCTTGAAATtagaaaatatgtataaaaatacagtgctgccccatcctgatttcttctgtttttgtgtatatactaaccagttttagattttcaaatgaaatacaacataaaacaaaggcaatctgagtaaacacacaatccagtttttattatttctttttttttactgacgcAAAAAAAGGTTATCCATCACCTATCACTCATGTGAAAAACTAGTTGcctccttaaacttaaaatctgcttaaaaaactgcaaccaaacacttctgataactggagatcagtctttcacagcattGTGGTGGATTTGTGACCCACTCTTccttgcagaactgctttagttcagccacattggagggttttcaagcaaagcatccccacaccatcacacttccaccaccatgcttattGTCACGGAACGGGACTGGAAGTGgatgcagatcaaagtctttattacaCACGTAACtcaacaaacaaagaaaacacgGTCTTCACAGGAAAACGAGAAACTGGAATCATGGCATGAAACGAGAGCAGGCATGAAACTAGCATGCTAACGCATTTGCTATCATATGCAAACATAACTTGCGTTACAAACAATAGTACTGCACGAAGTGCACAGTaaccgaggggtttaaatagccaACATAATCAAACCAAAGCATGagcacctggggcaaatcaaaGACATACTCCAACTTAACCAAATGCTCAAGCAGGAAGCGAGcgaaccaaaacaaagtcacGTGTCCAGTCCAAGGCtgtgccgcagtgccatctgctggcgatggcatttttttttttttgtggaattctgtgtttggtttacgccagatgaaacgggacccctgtcttccaaacagttccacttttgactcatcagtccacagaacatttccCCACaaagtttgaggatcatcaagagatgttttggtgaaattcagacgagccttaatgttctgctgggttagaagtggttttcacctcgccactcttccatggatgccattttcccccagtgtttttctgatagcggagtcatgaacagtgacctttattgatgtaagagagacctgtaggtcctttgatgttgtccttggctcttttgtgacttcctggatgagtagatgctgtgctcttggaggaattttggaaggtcggacacttctgagaagattcactactgtgctgtttttccatttggggATAACGGTTCTCACTGtagtcctttggagtcccagagctgttgaaatagctttttaacccagactgatgtatttcaatcaccttcttcctcataatttctggaatttctttcaactttggcatagtgtgttactgggtaagaccttttaaccaacttcatgctgctgaaaaagttctatttaagagttgatttgattgatcagggtttgcagtaatcaggcctggttgtgtctagtccagtttaatagatttggggaattcaTAACTGCGGGggcaaacacattttcacacaggcccagttggtattggataacttttttgcttcaataaataacattatcatttaaaaactgtatcaTGTGTTTattcgggttgcctttgttgtatcttagattttgttttcatttctgaaacaattcagtacgagatctacacaaaacagaagtgatcaggatgggggcaaatactttcacagcactgtacagtgGGTTTcgtagttttctgtttgttatAATATTTCTACAGGCAATGTTTGCTTCATTATTTCCTTTGTTCATCACCTgctaacatttatttatgttttgcagTGTAagcaatatacagtatttgtaaAAACACGTTTCTCCAGCGTTA of Ictalurus punctatus breed USDA103 chromosome 29, Coco_2.0, whole genome shotgun sequence contains these proteins:
- the LOC108261625 gene encoding natural killer cell receptor 2B4; this encodes SCAAGLLCAAGDETVTLQEVEGTTITLHTGITGIQSDAQILWIYGPEKAEENILFSQVFKGETVTEISERFKERLQLDRISGALTIRNISRNHSGVYLLQVITEHLSSRTFSVRVYAPVSTPVIIKRESQSVVSTEACSPLCTVENGEDVTLSWYRENERISITNNTDLSVPLNLPLQIQHHDNNTNTYICVSANPVSNKSSSLNITQLCDHHSEQTDHSRSLLPVLISAGVFLLLIISIPVCVWPKRKNNKLLIKLEELTYTEVKFTAPSAEGVKKEENPRTTDDREQNTFVLYSVVKRLS
- the LOC108260515 gene encoding uncharacterized protein LOC108260515, which codes for MVEESFLWLLKMINILAEIRNLQAFLLLCSLLCAAGDETVTLQEVEGTTITLHTGITGIQSDARILWFYGPEKAEEKILFSQVFKGETVTEISERFKERLQLDRISGALTIRNISRNHSGVYLLQVITGRLSSRTFSVRVYAPVSTPVIIKRENRSVVSTEPCSPLCTVENGEDVMLSWYRENERISITNNTDLSVPLNLPLQIQHHDNNTNTYICVSANPVSNKSSSLNITQLAWSTQADEQRSEWSSDEDGENGHAQHVHTKTLTLLILLHTRRVQSPNSNGRLCRAAPEVMRSSLTLMFQNSRKMVLNISAGIRSLQARLFLLSCLLCAAGDETVTLQEVEGTTITLYTGITGIQSDAQILWFYGPEKAEEKIMHSQVFKGETVTEISERFKERLQLDRISGALTIRNISRNHSGVYLLQVITGRVSSRTFSVRVYAPVSTPVIIKRESRSVVSTEACSPLCTVENGEDVTLSWYRENERISITNNTDLSVPLNLSLQIQHHDNNTNTYICVSANPASNKSSSLNITQLCDHLSGQTDRSRSLLPAVISAGGFVLLIICVTLWICLKKKKQQVSEKPEVTHADVNVTAHSAERVKEEEKPGITQVEAETDPVVYADVRR